A region of the Pelecanus crispus isolate bPelCri1 chromosome 1, bPelCri1.pri, whole genome shotgun sequence genome:
GAAAACATTAGAAAAGGGGGAGCCATGGGGAACCAGAGGAGTTTTGGGGAGTGGGGGAGCTACAGGGACCCATCATAAGCTGTGGGGAGCTATAAGAAGTGGGGGGAGCTATGGGGGATGAGGGGAGCCAGGGGAAAATATGGGGACAAGGGGATCTGTGGGTccaggcagctggggaagggtgaCACCCCAATCTCCATGCCAactcccagcccagcacagccatggGGTGAAGCAGCTCCTCATTAGGGCCACACAATTAGGACCCTCGTAGGAAAGGAAGATGGCTCACCCAAACTCaagtcctgctgctccccagggggcttcctgccagcacccacccaAAAAGCCAGCAGGTAAAAGGCATCTCCCAGAAGAAGCCCCCAGGGTGGGCAGGTGCACCCACAATTTTTGGGGTTCAAGGAGGGCAGGGATCAGCCCTGACCAAGGCAGCCACTGCCTTCCTAGGCATAGGGTGCCCAGAAAATGCCCCAAAGGGGATGGGGCAAGATGAGATGCAGAAGAAAccccagagctggggctggggaaactgaggcaggggctcctcctcctccaaaaaaaaaaaaaaaaaaaagaaaaaaaaaagaaaaaaggaatgacATGTCCCTGGGCCTTCACCCACGTCCATGTGGCTGCGGCAGACCTGCGGTGAGGAGGTCCAGCTGTCTCTGTAAGTCTGAGCCCTCCCTAAAGCCCCTTCCCCAACATCCTCAAGGATGGAGATGATAGATCAGGGTCTCCCTCCTTGGCTGCTTCTCCCCCCTTCCACTGAGACCAGTCCCTTCTCAGCACCCAGCCTCACAGCCCTGAGCCACGGGAAGCCCTAACGCgcctcttccagggttttgGCTGCATCCCAGCCTCCCCTGTACTCCAGCTCAGGTGATTTATCACCCCAGGGAAGCTATCAGCCCTCAACTAAATCTGCTTCAGGCAGCTGATTGCTGGGGCAGACGCTGGCGGGCACTGGGGTGCAAGGCTGGGGGCATCTCTGCGTGTACAGGGGCTGAGGCCATGCCAAAAAGCCCACATCAGGCAGAGGAGACAGCGAAACAAGCAGTGGGGAAACAGGAGACGGAGGCAGCCGGACACTGGTCCCACAAAGACAAGCATCCCAAGGGATACGGCAGCCATGTGCTAGGTCCAGAGCTCACCCTGCCCCAGGAAGAAGCACCGCAccagcagtaagaaaaaaaaaaagtgaaatgtttaTTCCCACCTGGCGTCACTCCCCTGCACCACTGGTGGCGGGTCACAGCTGGACAAGATGGTCATCCTCGTGAGGTGACCACATCTCCTCGTTCACCCTGCACGCCCGCGGCACATCCCGGCTCTAAACGGGGCTGTCAAAGCCCTCAGGACCAAGGGCCACAGCAGCAATTTGTGAAGGCAGGGGGCTTCAAGGCAGGCAGTCAGGGAGGAGGGggtcccagcagctgctgggagctgtgtTTGGCACGGAACCTCCTCAGcatcccctccccagggcaCGGAGCTGCCGCAGGAGCGACTGCAAAGTGGATCTTTGCCGGACTGATGCAATGCCCCATGTCGCCAGCCAGGCAGCAGTTCGCAGAGGCAGCAGACCCGTTCAGGAGGAATTCATGCTCTCCCACTGCCGGAAAATGCGGAACACCTTGCAGGACTTCACCGAGAGACTCTGCGAGAGAGGGGAGCAAAGCAACAACTGCAGTTTAAGGCACCACAACAGGACCTGCCACCGCCACCAACCTGCCTCCAAAGCACGCaaggagaaacagcagcaaaaaaaacccatctgaaATATCCTAATTGGATGTTCTTCTTTGTTAGCCCAATTTACCAAAACCGGAGAGGAGAACAGCAAGGTGACTGCAAGCAAGAAGCAGGATGGGACTCCAGTCATCCCTGCGCCAGCTGAGGCTCTTGCCTCCAACTTGTGTCTGGCCCCACAGGACCTGCGGGCGCTTTCCCAGCATGTGGCACAGCCGGAAGGGACCGAACTGTTGGGGACACAACTCGCACGAAGTCCCCAAGACAAATGCTGAAGCAGAACTGTTCCACGCTTAACCCCAAGCAAAGCAggggggaggcagcaggaggaatCCAAGAGGATAATGgggcccagggaggcagcagcaggtacCGGCTGCTCCACAGCCACTCGGGGAAGGGGGCTGTGGCCTCAACTCCACTCCCCCAGCTTGGCAAACCCACCGGTCCAacagcctggggctggtggCCGCAGGAGCCAGCGGTCAGGATGTCTGCAGAGAGGGCTGGGAGCTCTCTATCAGGACATGAAATGAAACCGGATCTTGGGCAGTGCTGAGGCGCTTGGGAAAAGCTGTTATTTATAGCAGCCCTTGAGCAGGTCTGCGCACAACACATCATTGTAGCGGATGAGACCCAGCCGAGAGGCTGTCAGCGCAGCCAGAGGGGAAGCTGAGACTCTGCAGACGGACGCTTGGTCCTTGTCACCCAGCTGGCTTTGCATTTAGCCCAAATGAAGCCCATCTACCCTAAACTCTGCCCAAAGGCTTTCAGCCCTGGGCAAGGCTGGAGCAAGCGGTGTTTGAGCATTTGGTTTCGGGGCTGGGGATCCCGCAGGCTCACCACAGGCTCCGTCTCAGGCATGCTGTCGCACTTTCTGGTGGCAAGGAGCGTGTTCAGTACCACTCGCCAACCCGGCTCTGCCTTCGCAGGCTCCTTCTCCGTCTGGGTTACAGTATCTTCTGGggcttcccctccctccactgCATTGACCCAGGGACACCAGTCGCGATGTTGTGAGCTGGGGTCAAAGAAGCTCCTCAAAGAAGTGTCCTGGGTGGGGGAGGAGATGACAGTGAAGGACGACAGCGACAGCATCGTTTAAAACAGATTCCAATGACACGATAAAACCCTCTCTGTGCCGAAACACCAGCCTTGAgctggcccagcaccctgcccagatccctctcctccccacccaggCTTTCCCTGCACCCAGGTCACTCACCGAGCTGCTGGAAGAGCAGAGCCGTGCCCGCTTGGCTTTGCGGAGAGGACTGGATGGCACCTCCACGttgtccccctgccccatgctgCGGGTGACGGGGCGGCTCCTCAAAGCGGGGCTGGCCACTTCCAACTCACCCCGGTCCATGGGGATGGGAGAGTCCCAGCCCCGCGAGCGAGAGATGGCCGGGGATGGGCTCTTCTCTTGCTGCCAGTGGGGAAAGAACAAGGAGTTAATAGAGCTCCTCTGCTCACCAGCGCATCCTCTGCCTGAAGTGGACAGGGGGACCCTGCCCAGCTCAAACAAGAGATCAAAACCTATCCAGCTATCCTGGCAGGGGTCGTGCCACCTTCCTTTCACACCAGGAGCATCTTAGATGTGTCTAATTGGACACGGGTGAAGGCAGCCTCTGATTCAGAGCACGTCAAGTTAGACAAGCCTTGGTATCCTGGCTGGAACAGCCCTTTTTTGCCCTCCTTCAGAAGGGCTGAGGGAGGGGAGGACAGAGAGCTGcaaagggcagggagaaggcagcagcaatCTAATTCTGTTGGATGTTGCCCATGGCTGAAGACACGGCACCAAGATGAGCCTCTTTCAAGGTAAAAGGCAGCAGACACCCAAACTACATCAGTCTCGACTCCTGTGTGCGCCTGTATCACCCAGACATCCCGAGCTCACGGGCCAGCTGAGCCGGGCCATACCTGCTCAGAGCCCGGAGGGAGCGTGTCTTGGCTCCGGGTAAGCATCCTACGTGGAGAAGTGGGAACGAGCGGGAAGCGCTCAGCAGGTGCCGGTGGTGTGCCGCTTGGGCCGCAGGAGTCCAGCTCCGGCCCTGCAGACTCCAGCTGGTGAAAGCCCCACAGTCCCACCTTCCTCATGCAGCGGGAGCAGGTGATCACTGAGAGGTGCATGGAGCCAGACGCAGTGCTGCGGGGACAGAGCCAAGTCACAAGAGAAGGTCAGGGATGAGCCTGGGCTCTTCCCCAAAATTGCAGCTTTCAGAACAGATGCAGGTATTTGGCAGAGCACAGAAACGGTCTCAGTCACAGGTACCAGAGCCAGCACATTTCAAGACATCAGTACCCCTCGGATGAGGCACAAATTTACTGTTTTTGTAGCCCCGTGTGCTAAGAAGTAAAACAAGTCTGTTAAAACCCATCTATAGGGTTGATTTGAACTAGCTCGGTTACATTTGGGCTTGCCATGAAGCAGGAGCACACTCATTTATGGCATATCAGCTGAGACTGTCCCCATCCTCAGCCCCTGAACtgcccagccacagcagcagctctgctcttcctcaccgtAAGCCCTTTTCCAGCCTGCACCTGAAGAGTTGCTTCACCTTCAGCAAGCTGCCTCAGGCACAAACAGCGTGGCTGTTCTGCTCACAGCACAGGCTTTGGGAAGCTGTGAACCTTTGGGTCACGaaccttccctcccttcccgcAGGCCTGATGAGCAATGAAAGCATTACTGAGGACGATATTTCAGAGATTGACTTCAATATCTAAATCAGCAATGACTAGGGCAACCTATAGCTCAGTTGTTTCAAAGTCTTTGCCGTCTCAGGGAGACATCTATTTCAGATTAGGTAGCTTTGCACTGGGGTTTCTGGAAGTCTGTCATTTTTAACAGCTGgagataataataaaatagtGAAATAGGGGATACTGGCCTCACAGGAGGCACATCTGCATTCCTCCAGCCTCTGACAGGTTCCACCAGCAACCATGAAGTGCAGCAGACACTTCAGCATCAGTCCTACACCGCTACCAACCTGCAAGTCCAGCCACACAGAGCCAGGATGCAGGCAGGAATGTGCACTTGCAGGATTTCCGTGGCAAACTTCATCGGTGGTTTCTCTCCCTCCGTTTTGTGCTCTAGTTCCTCCCCGATCAGCTGGAGGAGCAGACTGATCTTCTCCTCTGTCAGGGACTGTAGGGCAGAGAAAAGTGGCAGAGCAATCAAGAGACAGTCTGATAAAATACACTGCTTCCACTCAAAAACCACATCCTACAtggagaaaaatcactttttctctccctgaaaGGGCTGGGCGCATGAGCAAGCACCCTCAGCACTTCTACTCTGGTTAACAGGCAAAAGCCACACAGAGCAATGGCTTCCTCCTGCCTTGCGCCCGTCTGACTCTCCCTGTTGCGTGGACCTCAAGCACCATTTGCTCCCCCAAGCACGTGTGGGGACAGCGGAGCAGGTCACAGCTTTGCCACTCACGGCAACCATGAGCTCAAACAGCCCCAGTCTGTCCCTCTGatcccagggaggcagcagggcctGTGTTTGCCTGTGCTCAGGCAAACCGCGAGCGCTTCTGGGGCCATTGctgagacacagagagaaaagagagtcCCCGAAGGCTATCAGTAGAGCTCCAGACCTTGCTGCTAGTGGGACAGCTGGGGAGTTAGATGTGGAGATGAGATACATCCGTTGGCTTTATGCTGTCTCTTCTTGGGGGGGGCTCTTGCTGGGTTTCACAGCTCAGCCAGCCCATGGTGGCAAACACAAAACACCTCTGCGATTTCTGCTGAATGGATGAAGAGTTCCCTGGTTCCCACACAGCTTCTCGCTGCTGAGAGCCATCTGTTTCCCGGCAAGTGAGTGCCCAACAAGCCAGActtggctggagcagagcagggccTGGCCAAGGCTCTATCAGGAGGCAATCCCACACTTGCTTCCTGGCTGTGGCTATGCTCCAGCCTCTCCTGCCGCAgctcctgctcttccctc
Encoded here:
- the ZC3HC1 gene encoding zinc finger C3HC-type protein 1, producing the protein MAAPSAGAAGGARGRPPAVTPQQIRDLIDGGIAPESAGPEGKDTSDWSESANGSSQMDALSLESASKEAYFSRVETFTPLKWAGKPHELSPLVCAKYGWTNVECDMLKCSSCQAFLCMSLQLAFDFNKYKERCVELKKALCTAHEKFCFWPDSPCPDRFAMLLVDEPRALLQDFLDRFQSLCQLELQLPSLRPEDMKNMSLTEEKISLLLQLIGEELEHKTEGEKPPMKFATEILQVHIPACILALCGWTCSTASGSMHLSVITCSRCMRKVGLWGFHQLESAGPELDSCGPSGTPPAPAERFPLVPTSPRRMLTRSQDTLPPGSEQQEKSPSPAISRSRGWDSPIPMDRGELEVASPALRSRPVTRSMGQGDNVEVPSSPLRKAKRARLCSSSSSDTSLRSFFDPSSQHRDWCPWVNAVEGGEAPEDTVTQTEKEPAKAEPGWRVVLNTLLATRKCDSMPETEPVSLSVKSCKVFRIFRQWESMNSS